In one Gossypium hirsutum isolate 1008001.06 chromosome D09, Gossypium_hirsutum_v2.1, whole genome shotgun sequence genomic region, the following are encoded:
- the LOC121220836 gene encoding E3 ubiquitin-protein ligase BOI: protein MGELLNLRAEKVRFEVEEQRENQWRTLITLIQERVLKQLKAKDEEIQRMGKINWVLQQRVKCLCVESQRWRDLARTNEAAANSLRTDLERVLAHAGEERLRGMSAAADDGGESSCCGSSEEGWREVVVPPSGAAVMRKCKKCGEGEASVVLLPCRHLCVCRMCGSAMVGTCPVCHFITNASVHVNLS from the coding sequence aTGGGGGAATTATTGAATTTGCGGGCTGAAAAAGTGAGATTTGAAGTTGAAGAACAAAGGGAGAATCAATGGAGAACATTGATTACTTTAATCCAAGAAAGGGTTTTAAAGCAATTAAAGGCAAAAGATGAAGAGATTCAAAGAATGGGGAAAATAAATTGGGTTCTTCAACAAAGGGTGAAATGCCTATGCGTCGAGAGCCAACGGTGGCGAGATTTGGCGCGAACCAACGAAGCGGCGGCCAATTCATTACGAACCGACTTGGAACGAGTCCTGGCGCACGCCGGCGAGGAACGGCTCCGTGGGATGAGCGCGGCGGCGGATGATGGCGGAGAGTCTAGTTGTTGTGGCAGCAGCGAGGAAGGATGGCGCGAGGTGGTGGTGCCACCGTCGGGGGCGGCGGTGATGAGAAAGTGTAAGAAGTGTGGGGAGGGAGAGGCGAGTGTGGTGTTGTTGCCATGCAGACATCTTTGTGTTTGTAGGATGTGTGGATCCGCCATGGTTGGAACTTGCCCTGTCTGTCATTTTATTACCAATGCTAGTGTTCATGTTAACTTGTCATGA